tctatctatctgtctgtctgtctgtccatctatctgtccatctatctatctatctgtctgtctgtctgtctataatctatctatctatctatctgtctatctatctgtctatctatctatctgtctatctgtctgtctgtctataatctatctatctatctgtctgtctgtctgtctgtctctctatctatctatctgtctgtctgtctgtctctctataatctatctatctatatatatatctgtctgtctgtctgtctgtctctctatattctatctatctatctgtctgtctgtctgtctgtctgtctgtctctctataatctatctatctatctatctatctgtctgtctgtctgtaatctatcaacctatctatctatctatctatctatctatctatctatctatctatctatctatctatctatctgtctatatatctgtctgtctgtctgtctgtctgtctgtctgtctctctgtaatctatctatctatctatctatctatctatctatctatctatctgtctatctatctgtctgtctgtctgtctgtctgtctgtctgtctgtctatctgtctatctatctatctatctatctatctatctatctatctataatctgtctgtctgtctatctatctatctgtctatctatctatctatctatctatctgtctgtctgtctgtctgtctgtctgtctgtctgtatgtctgtctaatTTATTTCAGAATGAGAACCCAGGGCCTGGCTCGTATATCTCACACATTTCTGCAGAGAGCGGTAGTCCATCATTCTCTAAGAGAGGAACAGGCAGCTTTGCATCAAAGGTGTGACCCCGATCAGTGTCTGCTGGTGTCCTTGACTTTTCCTTCATTAATACTGAATGCATTGgtacaatataaatattttgatgGTTTGTCTCCTGTCCTTTTGATGATTTAGAATttctggacccactttatattggGTGTCTTCAACTACTATGTACTTTGATACAATCTACTCATTATGTATATACGCGTTGTtgtattgtacttacatttaaagtaccaatttaattacatctgtaattacactgtaTCCTGACCCCTAACCCTTCACCTAAACCCTAACCTCTACCcataaccctactcctaaacctacctgtacctcaacctcagtagcagcaaatgtgaatcttgtgagagttttacagaacaacatgtagttacacagtatatacatcgtattgaatgtattttaatgttagtaaattGTTTAAAAGACTCCTGATATAAAGTGGGAACGAAAAGAGTATTTTCAATACAGTATATcctttgtttttgtgtctgtttaGGCTGGACGTGTGCCCCAAAACTTTCAGAGAGGAAACCCAGGGCCTGATTCCTATAACCTCCAAACATCTTTACTTCAGAAGCACAACTTCAACAGAGGAGAATCCAGAACATTCCGTCTGCCTATCGCAGTGAAGAGGGAAACGCCTAAAAACAAAAATCCTGCACCAAATCAATATGATGTAGCCTAtgtagcattattattatttagataagTTAGTTATCAGATCTATATCCtattattaacaattaaaaaggaagttcatccaaaaatgagaaTTATATCATCAGTTACTCGCCCTCAAGCTGTCCCAAACTCACATGTAAAATATTTTGAagtaatgtaagtcaatggggtccaaaactttcaagctccaaaaggaggaatagttcacacaaaaataaacgttctcccatcgtttactcaccctcatgccatcccagatgtctatgactttctttctcctgtagaacacaaacaaagatttttagaagaatatttcagctctgtagggccatacaatacaagtcaccaggttccaaaactttgaagctccaaaaagcacataaaggcagcataaaagtaatccataagactccagtggtttaaaccatgtcttctgaagcaatccaattgttttttggtaagaacagaccaaaatataactcctttatcactatacatgatttcaagcttgattatacttcctatagcaccatccagcactctgcgcatgcgtcaagcactaggaagtgtaatcgagcttgaaaccatgattgtgtttagagactgcaatggcaagatgtaaagtgaaaaaggagttatgttttggtctgttctcacccaaaatcgattagattgctcaagaaaacatggattaaaccaccggagtcatatggactacttttatgctgcctttatgtgctttttttggcttcaaagttttgggtCCCATTGACTTGCAACACATCATATCttcatcaaaatatttttgtttgtgttcagcagaagaaagaaagttatacacttctgggatgtcatgagggtgagtaaatgatgagagaatttccatttttgggtgaactatccctttaatagaaatatttctttaaactaatagctaaaatgttttatcaatAAAGCTTACTGCTGATTCATAagtatttttaatgtaatgtatttttgtactttgcattttgttcattttccaTTCTATGATTTAATTTGTGATTTGTGATATCAGGTGTCTTATGCTGGCGTGGACAGGAGTTCAACGGTTTCGGCTCAGTGTGTGTTTCTCTCTAAAACCACACGCACTGCCAGCTTCTCAAACAAATTTAAAGGACCCTCACCCTGTGAGTTCCATCTCATAAACTATATTTTAACAATTGTACATGGAAATAATCAAGTTGGTGCAGTCCAAACCTTTAAACAATGCTGAATGCGTTTACATGcccaccaatatgctgataaataccataaatcagcttatttaaaaaaatcagtaattgGTTGTATTTTTAACTCAGTAGTGTAATGAGGCATAGTATACTTTTGGAGAAGAAATCAGGTGAGGTGTTTGATACTAGGAGGCTTCTGTTTATGAACCTTACCACCTCTATTCTTGGTCTGAAGGTCACTATAAAGTGAGTGAAGTTTTGGTCCAGAAGGCTCCTCAAGTTCCTTTCTCCTGCTTTAAGTCCACAACCGCCCGGATCCAGGctcaaatgaaaaatgaaatccCAGGTCCCGGGACCTACAGCCCCTATGAAACACCAGAGCCTGTGAAGAGAACCATTCTCCCGTAAGTGATCAGTTTTATGTCgtactgcttttggcatactgTTTTAGTGAGGAAGTAGGcatatttcagttattattattcttggggattttaacaaagcaaacctcacacgtgaactgcccaaatacaaacagcacattacatgcccaaccagagacaggaacatactggatcattgctacacaacaataaaggatgcatatcgctctgtacctagagcagctttgtgactctctgatcactgtctggttcatcttcttccaacctacaggcagaaattaaaatctgctaagcctgtagtaaggactgtaaagagatggaccagcgaggcagagctggaactacaagcctgctttgtctGCActaattgga
The sequence above is a segment of the Myxocyprinus asiaticus isolate MX2 ecotype Aquarium Trade chromosome 34, UBuf_Myxa_2, whole genome shotgun sequence genome. Coding sequences within it:
- the stpg1 gene encoding O(6)-methylguanine-induced apoptosis 2, translated to MNDKERMGKELKVLNECQVSSIPTKFKTVVISNEEKKGFSSQSKRFQEHLNENPGPGSYISHISAESGSPSFSKRGTGSFASKAGRVPQNFQRGNPGPDSYNLQTSLLQKHNFNRGESRTFRLPIAVKRETPKNKNPAPNQYDVSYAGVDRSSTVSAQCVFLSKTTRTASFSNKFKGPSPCHYKVSEVLVQKAPQVPFSCFKSTTARIQAQMKNEIPGPGTYSPYETPEPVKRTILPRRHYLGLSAPPLIPAKAPPFPGPGHYDIVNYNGPVKHLVSSAAFLSGTSRCIQDTKGQEIPGPGFYEPTTLSKTSFLYNPARNWIPA